One Kiritimatiellia bacterium genomic window, CTTCAGAAGGGGCCCTCGAGCGAGGCATTCCAAAAGAAATGGAGCGGCGAATGGGACCCGATTCGCACGGCGTGTTCGAGCGCGCCGGACACAAAATCTTTCGCGCGCCGTACCGCCTCGGCCAGCAGGTATCCCTTTGCCAGATAGGCCGTCACGGCGGCAGAAAAGGCGCAGCCGCAGCCGTGCGTCTCGTGGGCCTGGATCCTCGGTCCTTCGAAAAGAATCTCCTCGCCTTCATCAAACAGGACGTCGACGACCGAGTCGCCGCCGAGGTGACCTCCTTTCAAGATGCAGGCGACGTCGAATTTCTCGCCAATCTCGCGAGCCGCCGCGCGAAGGTCCGACAGGGTGGAGATGCTCCGGCCGGTCAGGATCTCCGCCTCATGCAGATTGGGGGTGACAACCCGAGCCGCTGGAAGCAGATGGTCGCACAGGGCCGCGACCGCGTCGGATTGTAGAAGTCGCGCGCCAGAGGCTGCGACCATCACCGGATCGACCACCAGCACAGGAATTCCGAATTCGAGGTCGGCTTCCGCAACGGCGCGAATGATGTCCGCCGAGTAGAGCATGCCGGTTTTTGCCGCCGCGATTGGAAATGCCTCGCATACCTTGCGGATTTGTTCTTTGACGATGCGGGGCTCAATCGCCGCGACGGCGGAGACACCGGCGGGGTTTTGGGCCGTGATGCAAGTGACCGCGCTGGCGCCGAAGACGCCGAGCGCTGAAAATGTTTTCAGGTCGGCCTGAAGCCCCGCGCCGCCGCCGCTGTCGGATCCCGCGATGGTAAGCGCCGCGTGGGAAAATGCCCGGGCATGCATGACGTCATGTTATCGGCGGGCCGGCGGCGGGCAAGCGAATCCGCGTTCCGTGGCGGCCCGTCTTTGGGTTTGACACCTTTTGCCGCAGCCGGCTAGTCTCTAATGCGTATCGGACAAACTTCTGGCGCGAGGAGAAAATTATGGCCAAAGCGTTGAAAGTCTTCATCATCCTCAACCTCCTCCTCAGCATTGCGGCGCTCTCGCTTGGCATTTGGCTGTTCACCATGCGTGAAATGCTGAAAGGGCGCACACAGAAATTGGAAAATTCAGTGGCGAGTGTCGCTGCCGCCTTGAGCCGGGGCGAAGATCCGTTCATTCGCGACCTCGGGGTGTCCATCGACCGCAACCGGCTGATGATCTACGAAAATCT contains:
- the thiD gene encoding bifunctional hydroxymethylpyrimidine kinase/phosphomethylpyrimidine kinase encodes the protein MHARAFSHAALTIAGSDSGGGAGLQADLKTFSALGVFGASAVTCITAQNPAGVSAVAAIEPRIVKEQIRKVCEAFPIAAAKTGMLYSADIIRAVAEADLEFGIPVLVVDPVMVAASGARLLQSDAVAALCDHLLPAARVVTPNLHEAEILTGRSISTLSDLRAAAREIGEKFDVACILKGGHLGGDSVVDVLFDEGEEILFEGPRIQAHETHGCGCAFSAAVTAYLAKGYLLAEAVRRAKDFVSGALEHAVRIGSHSPLHFFWNASLEGPF